Below is a genomic region from Bacillus mycoides.
TTGTGATTCCGAAAAAAGTAGAGGAGGAAAAACGGAGTGTTAAAAGTATTAGTAGTTGATGATGAAATGTTAGCACGGGATGAATTGAAATATTTATTAGAGAAAACAAAAGAAGTAGAGATAATTGGTGAGGCGGATTGTGTAGAGGATGCATTAGAAGAATTAATGAAAAACAAACCAGATATTGTTTTTCTAGATATTCAATTATCTGATGATAATGGATTTGAAATCGCGAATATATTAAAGAAAATGAAAAACCCACCTTCAATTGTGTTTGCTACTGCATATGATCAATATGCGTTGCAAGCATTTGAAGTAGATGCGTTAGATTACATTTTAAAGCCATTTGATGAAGAACGTATCGTACAGACATTAAAGAAATATAAAAAACAAAAGCAAATAAAGTTAGAAACAAAGCAAGATGTAAAGAGTGTAGATGTAACGGCCGAGATGCATAAATTAGCATTACCAATTGAAGAATCGATTGTACTCGTGAATATTGAAGATATTATATATGTAGGACTTGTGGACGGAAAGGTGACAGTAAAAACGACGAGAGAAACATATGTAACACACGATACACTTGTAATTTTGGAAAAGAAGTTGCCGCAAGCAAGTTTTATGCGTGTCCATCGCAGTTTTATTGCAAATATTAATCATATTACAGAAATACAACCATGGTTCAATTCTACATATAATTTAATTATGAAAGAAGGATCAAAAGTACCTGTTAGCCGTACATATGCAAAAAAACTCAAAAAGCTACTTCGTATTTAAGAAGTAGCTTTTTGTATTTCGTCTGCCTATTTTTGTAACTAATTTTGTATATTTGACGTTCTGTT
It encodes:
- a CDS encoding LytR/AlgR family response regulator transcription factor; this translates as MLKVLVVDDEMLARDELKYLLEKTKEVEIIGEADCVEDALEELMKNKPDIVFLDIQLSDDNGFEIANILKKMKNPPSIVFATAYDQYALQAFEVDALDYILKPFDEERIVQTLKKYKKQKQIKLETKQDVKSVDVTAEMHKLALPIEESIVLVNIEDIIYVGLVDGKVTVKTTRETYVTHDTLVILEKKLPQASFMRVHRSFIANINHITEIQPWFNSTYNLIMKEGSKVPVSRTYAKKLKKLLRI